The following coding sequences lie in one Nocardioides sambongensis genomic window:
- a CDS encoding helix-turn-helix transcriptional regulator, whose translation MEKLLSVEDVADFLGVPVNTLYQWRHKGTGPTAFRVGRFLRYDPAEVRAWLTTNAEVTHGAR comes from the coding sequence ATGGAGAAGCTCTTGTCGGTCGAGGACGTGGCCGACTTCCTCGGCGTTCCCGTCAACACGCTCTACCAGTGGCGTCACAAGGGCACTGGTCCGACCGCGTTCCGCGTCGGCCGCTTCCTGCGCTACGACCCGGCGGAGGTGCGCGCCTGGCTCACCACCAACGCAGAGGTGACTCATGGCGCACGTTGA